In Hoeflea ulvae, one genomic interval encodes:
- a CDS encoding NADH-quinone oxidoreductase subunit M, whose product MTDWPLLSVVTFIPLICVLFLLPIKDDTEIGRRNIRQVALLGTTATFVMSLLIWASFDVSDPGFQMVEAIDLPGSMFSYAMGVDGISMLFVILTTFLMPLCILASWKSVESRVREYMIAFLVLETMMIGVFCALDIVLFYVFFEAGLIPMFIIIGVWGGKRRVYASFKFFLYTLAGSVLMLLAIMAMYWDAGTTDIRALLAYDFPAEMQTWLWLAFFASFAVKMPMWPVHTWLPDAHVEAPTAGSVILAGVLLKLGGYGFLRFSLPMFPLASADFAPFIFTLSVVAIVYTSLVALMQEDMKKLIAYSSVAHMGFVTMGIFAANQQGVQGAIFQMLSHGLISSALFLCVGVIYDRMHTREIAAYGGLVKNMPKFAVVFMLFTMANVGLPGTSGFVGEFLTLIGVFQVNTWVALFATTGVILSAAYALWLYRRVVFGALEKESLKAMLDLSGREKVILYPLVALTILFGVYPAPIFDVTAASVDALINNYSASLQAARDLALSVN is encoded by the coding sequence ATGACCGATTGGCCACTTTTGTCAGTTGTCACCTTCATACCGCTGATCTGTGTGTTGTTTCTGCTGCCGATCAAGGATGACACCGAGATCGGACGGCGCAATATCCGTCAGGTCGCATTGCTCGGAACCACCGCGACCTTCGTGATGTCGCTCTTGATCTGGGCGAGTTTCGATGTCAGCGACCCTGGCTTCCAGATGGTGGAAGCCATCGATCTACCCGGCTCGATGTTCTCCTATGCCATGGGCGTCGACGGCATTTCGATGCTGTTCGTCATCCTCACCACCTTCCTGATGCCGCTGTGCATCCTGGCAAGCTGGAAATCGGTCGAATCCCGCGTGCGGGAATACATGATCGCCTTCCTGGTGCTCGAGACGATGATGATCGGCGTGTTCTGCGCGCTCGACATCGTGCTGTTCTACGTCTTCTTCGAGGCGGGCCTGATTCCGATGTTCATCATCATCGGCGTGTGGGGCGGCAAGCGCCGTGTTTATGCCAGCTTCAAGTTCTTCCTCTACACGCTGGCCGGCTCGGTGCTGATGCTGCTGGCGATCATGGCGATGTACTGGGATGCCGGCACGACCGACATTCGCGCTCTGCTGGCCTATGATTTCCCGGCGGAAATGCAGACTTGGCTGTGGCTGGCGTTCTTTGCTTCCTTTGCGGTGAAGATGCCGATGTGGCCGGTGCATACCTGGTTGCCGGATGCCCATGTCGAGGCCCCGACCGCCGGCTCGGTGATCCTGGCCGGCGTGCTGCTCAAGCTCGGCGGCTACGGCTTCCTGCGCTTCTCGCTGCCGATGTTCCCGCTGGCTTCCGCCGATTTCGCACCCTTCATCTTCACCCTGTCGGTTGTTGCCATCGTCTACACCTCGCTGGTGGCGCTGATGCAGGAAGACATGAAGAAGCTGATTGCCTATTCGTCGGTCGCTCATATGGGCTTCGTGACCATGGGTATCTTCGCCGCCAACCAGCAGGGCGTGCAGGGCGCGATCTTCCAGATGCTCAGCCATGGTCTGATCTCCAGCGCGCTGTTCCTCTGTGTCGGCGTGATCTATGACCGGATGCACACCCGCGAGATCGCCGCCTATGGCGGTCTGGTCAAGAACATGCCGAAATTTGCGGTGGTGTTCATGCTGTTCACCATGGCCAATGTCGGTCTGCCCGGCACCTCCGGTTTCGTCGGCGAATTCCTGACGCTGATCGGCGTGTTCCAGGTCAATACCTGGGTGGCACTGTTTGCCACCACCGGCGTGATCCTGTCGGCGGCCTATGCATTGTGGCTGTATCGCCGGGTCGTCTTCGGCGCCCTGGAAAAGGAAAGCCTGAAGGCCATGCTCGATCTGTCGGGCCGCGAGAAAGTGATCCTGTATCCGCTTGTGGCGCTGACAATTCTCTTTGGTGTCTATCCGGCGCCAATCTTTGATGTGACGGCAGCTTCGGTTGACGCGCTGATCAACAACTACTCGGCTTCGCTGCAGGCAGCGCGCGATCTCGCGCTGTCGGTTAACTGA
- the nuoL gene encoding NADH-quinone oxidoreductase subunit L: MYQAIVFLPLLGALIAGFGGRAIGAKASEYVTTSFLIVAALLSWVAFFTIAMGHGEMVRIPIMRWIDSGAMSVEWSLRIDTLTAVMLVVVNTVSCLVHVYSIGYMHNDPHRPRFFAYLSFFTFAMLMLVTSDNLLQMFFGWEGVGVASYLLIGFWYKKPSANAAAMKAFIVNRVGDFGFLLGIFGLFVLFGSASFDTIFASAADYLPAEGAEAGDAVITLFGMQLDKAHALTGICLLLFMGAMGKSAQFLLHTWLPDAMEGPTPVSALIHAATMVTAGVFLVARMSPIFELSPDALTFVTWIGAITAFFAATVGLVQNDIKRVIAYSTCSQLGYMFVALGIGAYGGAIFHLFTHAFFKALLFLGAGSVIHAVSDEQDMRRMGGLRKKIPTTYWMMIIGTIALTGVGIPGTLIGTAGFFSKDIIIESAYAAHGSAAGIAFGLLVIAALFTSFYSWRLIFMTFHGKPRASADVMHHAHESPMVMLVPLFILAAGALFAGVVFKEFFFGHEYAEFWKGALFTGAGNEILEEFHHVPLWVKLSPFVAMLLGLVTAWYFYIRSPETPKRLAEDHRVLYQFLLNKWYFDELYDFIFVRPAKWLSTFLWKQGDVRIIDGYGPNGVVARAQDITGWVVRLQTGYLYHYAFVMLIGIAALVTWMMLGSAF; the protein is encoded by the coding sequence ATGTACCAAGCTATCGTCTTTCTTCCTCTTCTGGGCGCCCTCATTGCCGGCTTCGGCGGCCGTGCCATCGGCGCCAAGGCGTCGGAATATGTCACGACATCGTTCCTGATCGTTGCGGCGCTGCTGTCATGGGTGGCGTTCTTCACCATCGCCATGGGCCATGGCGAAATGGTCCGTATCCCGATCATGCGCTGGATCGATTCGGGCGCTATGAGCGTCGAGTGGTCGCTGCGCATCGACACGCTGACGGCAGTCATGCTGGTGGTGGTCAATACCGTGTCTTGCCTGGTCCATGTCTATTCGATCGGCTACATGCACAATGACCCGCACCGGCCGCGCTTCTTCGCCTATCTGTCGTTCTTCACCTTCGCCATGCTGATGCTGGTGACCTCGGACAATCTGCTGCAGATGTTCTTCGGCTGGGAAGGCGTCGGCGTGGCCTCCTATCTGCTGATCGGTTTCTGGTACAAGAAGCCGTCCGCCAATGCCGCGGCAATGAAGGCCTTCATCGTCAACCGGGTCGGCGACTTCGGCTTCCTGCTCGGCATCTTCGGCCTGTTCGTTCTGTTCGGCTCGGCCTCCTTCGACACGATCTTTGCCAGTGCCGCCGACTACCTGCCGGCCGAAGGCGCCGAAGCGGGCGACGCGGTGATCACGCTGTTCGGCATGCAGCTCGACAAGGCGCATGCGCTGACCGGCATCTGCTTGCTCCTGTTCATGGGCGCCATGGGCAAGTCGGCACAGTTCCTGCTGCACACCTGGTTGCCCGACGCGATGGAAGGCCCGACACCCGTGTCGGCGCTGATCCATGCCGCGACCATGGTCACCGCCGGTGTGTTCCTGGTAGCGCGCATGTCGCCGATCTTTGAATTGTCGCCCGATGCCTTGACCTTCGTCACCTGGATCGGAGCGATCACGGCCTTCTTCGCAGCCACCGTCGGCCTGGTGCAGAACGACATCAAGCGGGTGATCGCCTATTCGACCTGTTCGCAGCTTGGCTACATGTTCGTGGCGCTCGGCATCGGCGCCTATGGCGGCGCCATCTTCCACCTTTTCACCCATGCCTTCTTCAAGGCGCTGTTGTTCCTTGGCGCCGGTTCGGTGATCCATGCCGTCTCCGACGAGCAGGACATGCGGCGCATGGGCGGCCTGCGCAAGAAGATCCCGACGACCTACTGGATGATGATCATCGGCACCATCGCGCTCACCGGCGTCGGCATTCCCGGCACGCTGATCGGCACCGCCGGGTTCTTCTCCAAGGACATCATCATTGAATCGGCCTATGCCGCGCATGGGTCCGCCGCCGGCATCGCCTTCGGCCTGCTGGTGATCGCGGCGCTGTTTACCAGCTTCTATTCCTGGCGGCTGATCTTCATGACCTTCCACGGCAAGCCGCGGGCGTCTGCCGATGTGATGCATCACGCCCATGAATCACCGATGGTGATGCTGGTTCCGCTGTTCATCCTGGCTGCCGGTGCGCTGTTCGCCGGCGTGGTGTTCAAGGAGTTCTTCTTCGGTCATGAATATGCCGAGTTCTGGAAGGGGGCGCTGTTTACCGGCGCCGGCAACGAGATCCTTGAGGAATTCCACCATGTGCCGCTGTGGGTCAAGCTGAGCCCGTTCGTGGCCATGCTGCTGGGGCTTGTGACCGCCTGGTACTTCTACATTCGTTCGCCTGAAACGCCCAAGCGGCTGGCCGAGGATCATCGCGTCCTCTACCAGTTCCTGCTCAACAAATGGTATTTCGACGAGCTTTACGACTTCATCTTTGTCCGGCCTGCAAAATGGCTCAGCACCTTCCTGTGGAAGCAGGGCGATGTCCGCATCATTGACGGCTATGGCCCCAATGGTGTTGTCGCCCGCGCGCAGGATATTACCGGCTGGGTTGTCCGGCTGCAGACCGGATATCTTTACCACTACGCCTTCGTGATGCTGATCGGAATTGCAGCGCTTGTCACATGGATGATGCTCGGGAGTGCATTCTGA
- the nuoK gene encoding NADH-quinone oxidoreductase subunit NuoK has product MEIGLSHYLTVSAILFTLGIFGIFLNRKNVIVILMSIELILLAVNLNMVAFSMHLNDIVGQVFALLILTVAAAEAAIGLAILVVFYRNRGSIAVEDVNMMKG; this is encoded by the coding sequence ATGGAAATCGGACTCTCCCATTACCTGACTGTCAGCGCGATCCTGTTCACGCTCGGCATTTTCGGGATTTTCCTGAACCGGAAGAATGTGATCGTCATCCTGATGTCGATCGAGCTCATTCTGCTGGCCGTCAATCTGAACATGGTGGCGTTTTCGATGCATCTCAATGACATCGTCGGTCAGGTATTCGCGCTGTTGATCCTGACGGTGGCCGCAGCGGAAGCGGCGATCGGTCTGGCCATTCTCGTCGTCTTCTACCGAAACCGCGGCTCCATTGCCGTGGAAGACGTCAACATGATGAAGGGCTGA
- a CDS encoding NADH-quinone oxidoreductase subunit J produces the protein MGLQALFFYLFAFVAVASAFMVIAARNPVHSVLFLILTFFNAAGLFLLTGAEFLAMILLVVYVGAVAVLFLFVVMMLDVDFAEMKSGALEYAPMGALVGIILAAELIVVLAGNAFNPAAAGSGANPIPPLSERTNTEALGDVLYTDFIFYFQIAGLVLLVAMIGAIVLTLRHREHIKRQDINQQVARTPETAMEVVKVKPGQGI, from the coding sequence ATGGGTCTGCAGGCTCTGTTTTTCTATTTGTTTGCCTTCGTGGCAGTGGCATCCGCCTTCATGGTGATCGCGGCCCGCAATCCCGTGCATTCGGTTTTGTTCCTGATTCTCACCTTCTTCAACGCCGCCGGACTGTTCCTGCTCACCGGCGCCGAATTCCTGGCGATGATCCTGCTGGTGGTCTATGTCGGCGCGGTAGCGGTGCTGTTCCTGTTCGTGGTGATGATGCTGGATGTCGATTTCGCCGAAATGAAGTCCGGCGCGCTCGAATACGCGCCGATGGGCGCGCTTGTCGGGATCATTCTCGCCGCCGAACTGATCGTGGTCCTGGCCGGCAACGCCTTCAATCCGGCGGCCGCGGGCAGCGGCGCCAATCCGATACCGCCGCTGAGCGAGCGCACCAACACCGAAGCGCTCGGCGACGTGCTCTACACCGATTTCATCTTCTACTTCCAGATCGCCGGACTGGTGCTTCTGGTGGCCATGATCGGCGCCATCGTGCTGACGCTCAGGCATCGTGAACACATCAAACGGCAAGACATCAACCAGCAGGTCGCCCGGACACCCGAAACCGCTATGGAAGTGGTCAAGGTCAAACCCGGCCAGGGCATTTGA
- the nuoI gene encoding NADH-quinone oxidoreductase subunit NuoI encodes MLAQAAKSLFLKEFVGAFFLSMRYFFAPKATLNYPNEKGPVSPRFRGEHALRRYPNGEERCIACKLCEAICPAQAITIEAGPRRNDGTRRTVRYDIDMVKCIYCGFCQEACPVDAIVEGPNFEFATETREELYYDKDRLLANGDRWERELARNIAIDSPYR; translated from the coding sequence ATGTTAGCTCAAGCCGCAAAATCGCTGTTCCTGAAGGAGTTCGTTGGCGCGTTCTTCCTGTCGATGCGCTATTTCTTCGCGCCCAAGGCGACGTTGAACTATCCCAATGAAAAGGGACCGGTCAGCCCGCGCTTCCGCGGCGAGCACGCGCTCCGGCGCTATCCCAACGGCGAAGAACGCTGCATCGCCTGCAAATTGTGCGAGGCGATCTGCCCGGCACAGGCGATCACCATCGAGGCCGGTCCGCGGCGCAATGACGGCACCCGCCGCACGGTGCGCTACGACATCGACATGGTGAAGTGCATCTATTGCGGCTTCTGCCAGGAAGCCTGTCCGGTCGATGCCATCGTCGAAGGACCGAATTTCGAATTCGCGACCGAAACGCGCGAAGAACTCTATTACGACAAGGACCGGCTGCTCGCCAATGGCGACCGCTGGGAACGGGAACTCGCTCGCAACATCGCGATCGATTCGCCCTACAGATAA
- the nuoH gene encoding NADH-quinone oxidoreductase subunit NuoH, with product MDGFISTYLWPAAIMLGQSLLLLVSLLIFVAYILYADRKIWAAVQLRRGPNVVGPWGLFQSFADLLKFVFKEPVIPSGANKGVFLLAPLVAVTLALATWAVIPVSAGWVIADINVGILFVFAISSLEVYGIIMGGWASNSKYPFLGALRSAAQMVSYEVSIGFVIVSVLLCVGSLNLTDIVMAQSNGIGTRMGLPNSLFDWHWFVLFPLFIIFFISALAETNRPPFDLPEAESELVAGFMVEYGSTPYMMFMLGEYAAIVLMCALTTILFLGGWLPPVDVWFLNWVPGIIWFVLKACMVFFMFAMVKAFVPRYRYDQLMRLGWKVFLPLSLGMLVIVAFVLKLTGTAP from the coding sequence ATGGACGGTTTCATCTCAACTTACCTGTGGCCTGCAGCCATCATGCTGGGGCAGTCGCTGCTGCTGCTGGTCTCGCTGCTGATCTTTGTCGCCTATATCCTGTATGCCGACCGCAAGATCTGGGCTGCCGTGCAGCTGCGCCGCGGCCCCAATGTGGTCGGTCCCTGGGGGCTGTTCCAGTCCTTTGCCGACCTTCTGAAATTCGTCTTCAAGGAGCCGGTGATTCCGTCGGGCGCCAACAAGGGCGTGTTCCTGCTGGCGCCGCTGGTCGCGGTGACGCTGGCGCTTGCGACCTGGGCGGTGATTCCGGTCAGCGCAGGCTGGGTGATCGCCGACATCAATGTCGGCATCCTGTTTGTCTTCGCGATCTCGTCGCTCGAAGTCTACGGCATCATCATGGGCGGCTGGGCCTCGAACTCGAAATACCCGTTTTTGGGCGCGCTCCGGTCTGCGGCACAGATGGTGTCCTACGAGGTCTCGATCGGCTTTGTCATTGTCTCGGTGCTGCTTTGCGTCGGCTCGCTCAATCTGACCGACATCGTCATGGCGCAGTCCAACGGCATCGGCACCCGCATGGGCCTGCCCAATTCGCTGTTTGACTGGCACTGGTTCGTGCTGTTCCCGCTGTTCATCATCTTCTTCATCTCGGCACTTGCCGAAACCAACCGTCCGCCATTCGATCTGCCCGAGGCCGAATCCGAACTCGTGGCCGGCTTCATGGTCGAATACGGCTCGACGCCATACATGATGTTCATGCTGGGCGAATATGCGGCCATCGTGCTGATGTGCGCGCTGACAACGATCCTGTTCCTGGGTGGATGGCTGCCGCCGGTGGATGTGTGGTTCCTCAACTGGGTGCCCGGCATCATCTGGTTCGTGCTCAAGGCCTGCATGGTGTTCTTCATGTTCGCCATGGTGAAGGCGTTCGTGCCGCGCTACCGCTATGACCAGTTGATGCGCCTGGGCTGGAAGGTCTTCCTGCCGCTGTCGCTGGGCATGCTGGTGATCGTGGCCTTCGTTCTCAAATTGACGGGAACAGCCCCATGA
- the nuoG gene encoding NADH-quinone oxidoreductase subunit NuoG — MAKIKVDGNEIQVPDHYTLLQACEEAGAEVPRFCFHERLSIAGNCRMCLIEVKGGPPKPTASCAMGVRDLRPGPNGETPEVFTNTPMVKKAREGVMEFLLINHPLDCPICDQGGECDLQDQAMAFGMDNSRYAENKRAVEDKYIGPLVKTIMNRCIHCTRCVRFTTEVAGISELGLIGRGEDAEITTYLEHAMSSELQGNVIDLCPVGALTSRPYAFQARPWELNKTESIDVMDAVGSAIRVDTRGREVMRVMPRVNEQINEEWISDKTRFIWDGLRTQRLDRPYVRRNGKLEVASWGEAFAAIGMAVSAAAPERIGAIAGDLATVEEMYALKTLVASLGSTNIDCRQDGAALDPSLGRASYIFNPTIEGIEDCDAVLIIGSNPRREAAILNARLRKRWRMGELPIGLIGEAADLRFGHEYLGAGPETLAGLVDGSNSFADTLKNAKKPMIIIGQGALTRSDGAGVLANAARLADAIGAVTEDWNGFAVLHTAAARVGGLDLGLVPGEGGLNAAQMLTGTDVLFLLGADELDFTRKTAGFTVYIGTHGDNGAHHADVILPAAAYTEKSGTYVNTEGRVQMTNRAAFAPGEAREDWAVLRALSDVLGKKLPYDSLLALRAALYAEYPHFAEIDAISTGDGGAIAAIAKKPGKMNKSAFASTVKDFYLTNPIARASAVMAECSALAKTAKAVAAE, encoded by the coding sequence ATGGCCAAGATCAAGGTTGATGGAAACGAGATCCAAGTGCCGGACCACTACACGCTGTTGCAGGCGTGCGAGGAGGCCGGTGCAGAGGTGCCGCGGTTCTGTTTTCACGAAAGGCTGTCGATTGCCGGCAATTGCCGCATGTGCCTGATCGAGGTGAAGGGCGGACCGCCCAAGCCGACCGCATCCTGCGCCATGGGCGTGCGCGACCTGCGGCCCGGCCCCAATGGCGAGACCCCGGAAGTCTTCACCAACACGCCGATGGTCAAGAAGGCGCGCGAAGGGGTGATGGAGTTTTTGCTCATCAACCATCCGCTGGATTGCCCGATCTGCGACCAGGGCGGCGAATGCGACCTGCAGGACCAGGCCATGGCCTTCGGCATGGACAATTCCCGCTACGCCGAAAACAAGCGTGCGGTCGAGGACAAATATATCGGACCGCTGGTCAAGACGATCATGAACCGCTGCATTCACTGCACGCGCTGCGTTCGCTTCACCACGGAAGTGGCAGGCATTTCCGAGCTGGGCCTGATCGGCCGCGGCGAGGATGCCGAGATCACCACCTATCTCGAACATGCCATGAGCTCCGAGCTGCAGGGCAATGTCATCGATCTGTGCCCGGTCGGGGCGCTGACCTCGCGGCCCTACGCGTTTCAGGCGCGTCCGTGGGAGCTCAACAAGACCGAATCCATCGACGTGATGGATGCGGTCGGTTCGGCGATCCGGGTGGATACCCGCGGCCGCGAAGTGATGCGGGTGATGCCGCGCGTCAACGAGCAGATCAACGAGGAATGGATTTCCGACAAGACCCGCTTCATCTGGGACGGTCTGCGCACCCAGCGGCTCGACCGCCCCTATGTGCGGCGCAACGGCAAGCTGGAAGTGGCATCCTGGGGCGAAGCCTTTGCCGCCATCGGCATGGCCGTGTCCGCCGCCGCGCCCGAACGCATCGGCGCGATTGCCGGCGACCTGGCAACGGTGGAGGAGATGTACGCGCTCAAGACGCTTGTCGCCTCGCTCGGTTCCACCAATATCGATTGCCGTCAGGACGGTGCCGCGCTCGACCCGTCACTGGGACGCGCCAGCTACATCTTCAACCCGACCATCGAGGGCATCGAGGACTGCGATGCGGTGCTGATCATCGGCTCCAATCCGCGCCGCGAAGCCGCGATCCTCAACGCCCGGCTGCGCAAGCGCTGGCGGATGGGCGAATTGCCGATCGGGCTGATCGGCGAGGCGGCGGATCTGCGCTTCGGCCATGAATATCTCGGCGCCGGACCTGAAACGCTGGCCGGACTGGTCGACGGCTCGAACTCCTTTGCCGACACGCTGAAGAACGCCAAGAAGCCGATGATCATCATCGGCCAGGGTGCGCTCACCCGCAGCGACGGCGCCGGTGTCCTGGCCAATGCCGCAAGGCTTGCCGATGCGATTGGCGCTGTGACCGAGGACTGGAACGGATTCGCGGTGCTGCACACGGCAGCCGCGCGCGTCGGCGGTCTTGATCTCGGCCTGGTGCCGGGCGAGGGCGGCCTCAATGCAGCACAGATGCTGACCGGCACCGACGTGCTGTTCCTGCTTGGCGCCGACGAGCTCGATTTCACCCGGAAGACCGCGGGCTTCACCGTCTATATCGGCACCCATGGCGACAATGGCGCCCATCATGCCGACGTGATCCTGCCGGCGGCTGCCTATACCGAGAAGTCGGGCACCTATGTCAACACAGAGGGCCGGGTGCAGATGACCAACCGCGCTGCCTTCGCTCCTGGCGAAGCACGCGAGGACTGGGCGGTGCTCAGGGCGCTTTCGGATGTGCTGGGCAAGAAGCTGCCCTATGATTCGCTGCTGGCGCTGCGTGCCGCGCTCTATGCCGAATACCCGCACTTCGCTGAAATCGATGCGATATCCACCGGCGATGGTGGCGCAATTGCCGCAATTGCGAAGAAACCGGGCAAGATGAACAAATCGGCGTTTGCTTCGACGGTCAAAGACTTCTATTTGACCAACCCGATCGCACGCGCTTCGGCGGTGATGGCTGAATGCTCGGCCTTGGCGAAGACCGCCAAGGCAGTGGCGGCGGAATAG
- the nuoF gene encoding NADH-quinone oxidoreductase subunit NuoF produces the protein MLADKDRIFTNIYGVYDKSLKGAMARGHWDGTKGFLEKGRDWIISEMKASGLRGRGGAGFPTGLKWSFMPKESDGRPHYLVINADESEPGTCKDRDIMRHDPHTLIEGCVIAGFAMGAFATYIYVRGEYMREREALQTAIDECYDAGLLGKNSKLGYDMDIYLHHGAGAYICGEETALLESLEGKKGQPRLKPPFPANVGLYGCPTTVNNVESVAVAPTILRRGGAWFAGIGRPNNTGTKLFCVSGHVNTPCTVEEAMSVPFRELIETHCGGIRGGWDNLLAVIPGGSSVPMVPGADIIDTPMDFDSLRDLKSGLGTAAVIVMDKSTDVVKAIWRLSAFYKHESCGQCTPCREGTGWMMRVMERMVKGNAQKREIDMLFDVTKQIEGHTICALGDAAAWPIQGLIRHFRPEMEARIDQYTRNAVQSRNVRLEAAE, from the coding sequence ATGCTAGCTGACAAAGACCGGATTTTCACCAATATCTATGGCGTTTACGACAAGTCGCTGAAGGGTGCGATGGCGCGTGGCCATTGGGATGGCACCAAGGGGTTCCTGGAAAAGGGGCGCGACTGGATCATCTCCGAGATGAAGGCATCAGGCCTGCGCGGACGCGGCGGAGCCGGGTTCCCGACAGGGCTGAAATGGTCGTTCATGCCCAAGGAAAGCGACGGCCGTCCGCATTATCTCGTCATCAATGCAGATGAGTCCGAGCCGGGCACCTGCAAGGACCGCGACATCATGCGCCATGATCCGCATACGCTGATCGAAGGCTGCGTGATCGCCGGTTTCGCCATGGGCGCCTTCGCCACCTATATCTATGTGCGCGGCGAATATATGCGCGAACGCGAAGCGCTGCAGACCGCGATCGATGAGTGCTATGATGCCGGTCTGCTGGGCAAGAATTCCAAGCTCGGCTACGACATGGACATCTATCTGCACCATGGCGCCGGGGCCTATATCTGCGGTGAGGAAACTGCACTGCTCGAAAGCCTTGAAGGCAAGAAAGGCCAGCCGCGTCTGAAGCCGCCATTCCCGGCCAATGTCGGCCTCTATGGCTGCCCGACGACCGTCAACAATGTTGAATCGGTTGCAGTCGCCCCGACCATCCTGCGCCGTGGCGGCGCCTGGTTCGCCGGCATCGGCCGCCCCAACAACACCGGCACCAAGCTGTTTTGCGTGTCCGGTCACGTCAACACGCCCTGCACGGTGGAAGAGGCGATGTCGGTTCCGTTCCGCGAGCTGATCGAGACCCATTGCGGCGGCATTCGCGGCGGCTGGGACAATCTGCTGGCGGTGATCCCGGGCGGGTCCTCGGTGCCGATGGTGCCGGGCGCCGATATCATCGACACGCCGATGGATTTCGACAGCCTGCGCGATCTCAAGTCGGGTCTTGGCACCGCGGCGGTGATCGTCATGGACAAGTCGACCGATGTGGTCAAAGCCATCTGGCGGCTGTCGGCCTTCTACAAGCACGAGAGCTGCGGCCAGTGCACGCCGTGCCGCGAAGGCACCGGCTGGATGATGCGGGTGATGGAGCGTATGGTCAAAGGCAATGCGCAGAAGCGCGAGATCGACATGCTGTTTGATGTCACCAAGCAGATCGAAGGCCACACCATCTGCGCGCTTGGCGATGCGGCCGCCTGGCCGATCCAGGGTTTGATCCGGCATTTCCGTCCCGAGATGGAAGCGCGGATCGATCAGTACACACGAAACGCCGTCCAGAGCCGCAATGTGCGGCTGGAAGCGGCTGAATAA
- a CDS encoding NADH-quinone oxidoreductase subunit E produces the protein MSVRRLAEDSVQPAGFAFNSEFAAQAQVWIKKYPKGREQSAVIPLLMLAQEQDGWVTKGAIEKVADMLGMPYIRALEVATFYTQFQLKPVGTRGHIQVCGTTPCMLRGSEALMDVCRAKIHPEPFHLNEAGTLSWEEVECQGACVNAPMVMIFKDSYEDLSPERLAYIIDRFGAGRPEEIRPGPQIDRIYSAPESGLTSLTEEIKPARMDASSDSVAGAGSPEATKAGRPKSPATEPATKSPEEAKANVRADAKSAESATDAPELKEARTSSAAAKAGDETKPATEGDAKPDVAGRAEGGTKSAAAKPSLDDENRPAGIDKPANPDDLKLISGVGPKIEGILNSLGIYTFEQIAAWTQAECDWADGYLRFKGRIDRDDWLNQAKALAKGGEAEYFKVFGKKPR, from the coding sequence ATGTCCGTTCGTCGACTTGCCGAAGATAGTGTCCAGCCCGCAGGCTTCGCCTTCAACAGCGAATTTGCCGCACAGGCGCAGGTTTGGATCAAGAAATATCCCAAGGGCCGCGAGCAATCGGCGGTGATCCCGTTGCTGATGCTGGCTCAGGAGCAGGACGGTTGGGTCACCAAGGGCGCGATCGAAAAGGTCGCCGACATGCTCGGCATGCCCTATATCCGCGCGCTGGAAGTGGCGACCTTCTACACCCAGTTCCAGCTCAAGCCGGTCGGCACCCGTGGCCATATCCAGGTCTGCGGCACCACGCCATGCATGCTGCGCGGCTCGGAAGCGCTGATGGATGTCTGCCGCGCGAAGATCCACCCGGAGCCGTTCCATCTCAACGAGGCGGGAACGCTGTCGTGGGAAGAGGTCGAGTGCCAGGGCGCCTGTGTCAACGCGCCGATGGTGATGATCTTCAAGGATTCCTACGAGGATCTTTCGCCGGAGCGTCTGGCCTATATCATTGACCGGTTCGGTGCAGGACGGCCTGAGGAAATCCGGCCAGGGCCGCAGATCGACCGGATCTATTCGGCGCCCGAAAGCGGGCTGACGAGCCTGACCGAGGAAATCAAGCCCGCCAGGATGGACGCGTCATCGGATTCGGTGGCCGGAGCGGGATCGCCCGAAGCAACCAAGGCCGGACGTCCGAAGTCGCCAGCAACGGAGCCTGCGACCAAATCGCCGGAAGAGGCCAAGGCCAATGTGAGAGCGGACGCCAAGTCGGCGGAAAGCGCAACCGATGCGCCCGAACTCAAGGAAGCGCGGACATCGTCGGCTGCGGCCAAGGCCGGCGACGAGACCAAGCCTGCGACCGAGGGCGATGCCAAACCGGACGTTGCGGGCAGGGCTGAGGGCGGCACCAAATCCGCCGCGGCCAAGCCGTCGCTTGACGACGAGAACCGTCCCGCAGGGATCGACAAGCCGGCCAATCCGGATGATCTCAAGCTGATCTCCGGCGTCGGTCCGAAGATCGAGGGCATTCTCAATTCGCTGGGAATCTACACGTTCGAGCAGATCGCCGCCTGGACACAGGCGGAGTGCGACTGGGCCGACGGCTATCTCCGGTTCAAGGGCCGGATCGATCGGGATGACTGGCTCAACCAGGCCAAGGCGCTGGCCAAGGGCGGCGAGGCCGAGTACTTCAAAGTCTTCGGCAAGAAGCCGCGATAG